In Jejubacter calystegiae, the following are encoded in one genomic region:
- a CDS encoding ATP-binding protein has translation MRALLLLLMALLVLPVQAAEQAKSLQLLARSQDTVIDPGLTASEWRWVREHRRIRLAVWQPMSPPYDITTGLNDYGGINADFLGLVAASLGIEIQVIRYPDYADALAALREGNAEFLAQAGDNQRRDGLLLSSPYSPNSPVEVVNVDSERGDEVRSVAISPVYDRTQIMARYPGAREVSFSSARHAMESLAFRKIDLFFCDAITARYLMSQSSLSNLNLRPVTLTPPSAGFSFAALPSRRLWIVILNKVIAALPESASVEIHRRWNGGIPLSLSEHQPVFTSLEHKWIAENRHIRVAVAQDNAPLALFDDAGHLRGIIADILTALELRTGFTFEVQRFPSLKEALESAKAGRSELVAGAAQEGIWRAGLLTTRSWLYNSWVMVGRANHDSGSARRVVGLHGEMPQTWLQRQDTSQVEQVESWREGLLRVAKGDSDVMVMPLIVANAQLTRREFAGLKILAGIDTEPLRFAFGAPRQAWPLIAILNKALINIPPEDLHALTRSGYAGNSFSSEPVREGRSLWIIASVVGVLLLAGGVFWLRYRRRKELTALLEALPVPAYLCDRSDRLQIGNQALRDALGVSAAGLRGTLLADWFAGFELSQRVIRQIVPHHNRLLRLWQAPVPGQTYRIGGWVDVTRERRTLQALRRAKRRADSASQVKSAFLATMSHEIRTPIGAIIGMLELVMQRRDDVQANQQSIRIAWDAAQSLLLLIGNILDVSRIESGRLVLCPARASLRTLIASSAALLEGLARHKGLRLELEIDAGLNVDVLVDATRLRQIIVNLVGNAIKFTDSGHVRLRAWPEQEDRDSLMLRLEVEDSGAGIDDATLQRLFRPFEQGQDNRMAQGSGLGLYICRTLARMMGGDVGLESRPGEGTRARVSVTLPTLAALPEPEHQKIAESHRRPALTLLIVDDNPAGRMLLGEQLTWLGHRTFRCASGEEAIATLQHERVDAVISDCNMPGMDGYTLARGLRQRYPELPIFGVTADAREAVREAARSAGMTDCLFKPVTLNILEELLAPLSSGARAADAAPMIEIDTRTLPAALLEGENLSVFLALQISVLDETLTALERWHTQRQTPVREVLHRLRGGIQLLGVHELEALCRQQEQSADEEGIRRLEALILALKEVLQHWQETGLQPVKPVLQGDEERRTS, from the coding sequence GTGAGGGCGTTACTTCTGCTGCTGATGGCGTTGCTGGTGCTGCCGGTGCAGGCGGCGGAGCAGGCAAAATCGCTGCAACTACTGGCCCGTAGCCAGGATACCGTTATCGATCCTGGCCTCACGGCCTCTGAATGGCGTTGGGTGCGCGAACATCGGCGGATTCGGCTTGCCGTCTGGCAACCGATGTCGCCACCTTACGATATCACCACGGGCCTGAATGATTATGGCGGTATCAACGCTGACTTTCTTGGGCTGGTGGCGGCCAGCCTGGGGATCGAGATTCAGGTTATCCGCTACCCGGACTACGCCGATGCGCTGGCGGCGCTGCGTGAGGGGAATGCCGAATTTCTTGCCCAGGCTGGTGATAATCAACGGCGGGATGGGTTATTGCTTAGTTCGCCTTACAGCCCTAACTCACCGGTAGAGGTGGTTAACGTTGATAGTGAGCGTGGCGATGAGGTTCGCAGCGTGGCGATCTCGCCGGTTTACGATCGGACGCAGATTATGGCGCGCTACCCCGGTGCTCGGGAAGTTAGCTTTTCATCAGCCCGCCATGCCATGGAATCGCTGGCGTTCCGCAAAATCGACCTGTTCTTCTGTGACGCCATTACCGCACGTTATCTGATGAGTCAGTCCAGTCTCAGCAACCTGAATCTGCGGCCTGTCACTCTGACTCCGCCGTCCGCTGGTTTCTCCTTTGCGGCGCTGCCGTCCCGGCGCCTCTGGATTGTGATTTTGAATAAGGTTATCGCCGCATTGCCGGAAAGCGCGAGTGTGGAGATTCACCGACGCTGGAATGGCGGAATACCGCTGTCATTGAGCGAGCATCAGCCGGTATTTACTTCGCTGGAACATAAGTGGATCGCTGAAAATCGCCATATTCGGGTCGCCGTGGCTCAGGATAATGCACCGCTGGCGCTGTTCGATGATGCCGGCCATCTGCGCGGCATTATCGCCGATATTCTTACCGCGCTTGAGTTGCGTACCGGCTTCACCTTCGAGGTACAGCGTTTCCCTTCACTGAAAGAGGCGCTGGAATCGGCAAAAGCGGGGCGCAGTGAACTGGTGGCAGGCGCTGCTCAGGAAGGGATCTGGCGGGCCGGACTGCTGACCACCCGTTCCTGGCTCTATAACTCCTGGGTGATGGTGGGGCGGGCCAACCATGACTCCGGCTCGGCCAGACGGGTGGTGGGGCTGCATGGCGAGATGCCCCAGACATGGCTACAGCGCCAGGATACCAGTCAGGTTGAGCAGGTAGAAAGCTGGCGTGAAGGGCTTTTGCGGGTGGCAAAGGGTGACAGTGATGTCATGGTGATGCCGCTGATTGTCGCCAATGCGCAACTTACCCGGCGCGAGTTCGCCGGACTCAAGATTCTGGCCGGTATTGATACCGAGCCCCTGCGCTTTGCCTTCGGCGCTCCCCGTCAGGCCTGGCCGCTTATCGCCATTCTGAATAAGGCGTTAATTAACATTCCCCCAGAAGACCTGCATGCGCTGACCCGCAGCGGCTATGCCGGTAACAGTTTTTCGTCGGAGCCGGTACGGGAAGGTCGCAGTCTCTGGATTATCGCGTCAGTGGTGGGGGTTTTATTGCTGGCGGGGGGAGTGTTCTGGCTTCGATACCGGCGTCGCAAAGAACTGACGGCGCTGCTGGAGGCGTTACCGGTTCCCGCTTATCTGTGCGATCGGAGCGATCGGCTACAGATCGGTAATCAGGCGCTGCGCGACGCGCTTGGCGTCAGCGCTGCGGGGTTGCGCGGTACTTTGCTTGCGGACTGGTTCGCTGGATTTGAACTTTCGCAGCGTGTGATACGCCAGATTGTCCCACACCACAATCGGCTACTGCGTTTGTGGCAGGCGCCGGTACCGGGACAGACATACCGCATTGGCGGTTGGGTGGATGTGACTCGCGAGCGGCGGACTCTCCAGGCGTTGCGTAGAGCAAAACGGCGTGCCGACAGCGCCAGTCAGGTGAAGAGCGCGTTTCTGGCGACCATGAGTCATGAAATCAGAACGCCGATCGGTGCCATTATCGGCATGCTGGAACTGGTGATGCAGCGTCGTGATGACGTGCAGGCGAACCAGCAGTCGATTCGTATCGCCTGGGATGCGGCCCAGTCTCTGCTGCTGCTTATCGGCAATATTCTTGATGTATCGCGTATTGAATCCGGCCGTCTGGTGCTGTGCCCGGCCCGGGCATCGTTGCGTACGCTTATCGCTTCGTCGGCGGCGCTACTGGAAGGGCTGGCGCGGCACAAAGGACTGCGGCTGGAGCTGGAGATTGACGCCGGGTTGAATGTCGATGTGCTGGTCGATGCCACGCGCCTGCGGCAGATCATTGTCAATCTGGTGGGGAATGCGATTAAGTTCACCGATAGTGGCCATGTCAGGCTACGGGCCTGGCCTGAGCAGGAAGATCGCGACAGCCTGATGTTACGGCTGGAGGTGGAAGATAGCGGGGCGGGTATCGATGACGCCACGCTTCAGCGCTTGTTTCGGCCTTTTGAGCAGGGCCAGGATAATCGTATGGCCCAGGGCAGCGGTCTGGGTCTCTATATCTGTCGTACCCTCGCCCGGATGATGGGGGGCGATGTCGGTCTGGAGAGCCGACCGGGCGAGGGAACCCGTGCCAGGGTAAGCGTGACGCTTCCTACGCTTGCGGCATTGCCGGAGCCGGAACATCAGAAAATCGCCGAGTCCCACCGACGACCGGCGCTGACGCTGCTGATTGTCGATGACAATCCCGCCGGGCGAATGCTGCTGGGCGAACAGCTGACCTGGCTTGGACACCGGACTTTCCGCTGTGCCAGCGGCGAAGAGGCCATAGCGACGCTTCAGCACGAACGGGTCGATGCGGTGATTAGCGACTGCAACATGCCGGGTATGGATGGTTATACGCTGGCGCGCGGGCTGCGCCAGCGTTATCCGGAACTGCCGATATTCGGCGTGACCGCCGATGCGCGTGAGGCGGTTCGGGAAGCGGCGCGCAGCGCCGGAATGACCGACTGTCTGTTTAAGCCGGTGACCCTGAATATACTGGAAGAGCTACTGGCGCCGCTGTCGTCCGGAGCTCGGGCGGCAGATGCGGCGCCCATGATTGAGATTGATACCCGCACGCTACCGGCGGCGCTGCTGGAAGGCGAGAATCTTTCGGTTTTTCTGGCACTGCAAATTTCGGTGCTGGACGAAACCCTGACGGCGCTTGAACGCTGGCATACGCAGAGACAGACGCCGGTGCGGGAAGTGCTGCATCGCCTGCGCGGCGGTATTCAACTGCTGGGCGTCCACGAGCTGGAGGCGTTATGTCGCCAGCAGGAGCAGTCGGCTGATGAGGAGGGAATCCGGCGCCTGGAGGCGCTGATTCTGGCCCTGAAAGAGGTGCTACAGCACTGGCAAGAAACAGGACTACAGCCGGTGAAGCCAGTCCTACAGGGAGATGAGGAACGGAGAACGTCGTAA
- the hpaA gene encoding 4-hydroxyphenylacetate catabolism regulatory protein HpaA, producing the protein METMESHGLHTFENINIGQEYDARYARDDVHYETFARLANFFGRDMRPHWHDRYFQMHFLATGKITLQLDDHFYAVRAPLFVLTPPSVPHAFFTEPDSDGHVLTVRQELVWSLVEKLWPASSEAINSRGICLSLESSPQTLAALNRYWPLIVDEFRRKEQGRDLLLNNMAQAVFTLLLRVALPNDESLCSVRGEMRLFQRFNRLVDEAFRHHRTVPEYARQLGVSESRLTELCRRFSNQSPKRMILERMAREARRMLLYSSCSVNQIALSLGYKDPAYFARFFHRMEGCSPTRYRSR; encoded by the coding sequence ATGGAAACCATGGAAAGCCACGGATTACATACCTTTGAAAATATCAATATCGGTCAGGAGTACGATGCCCGCTACGCCCGTGACGATGTGCACTACGAAACCTTTGCCAGGCTGGCGAACTTCTTCGGGCGTGACATGCGCCCCCACTGGCACGATCGCTATTTTCAGATGCACTTTCTGGCCACCGGCAAGATAACCCTGCAACTGGACGATCACTTCTATGCCGTGCGGGCGCCGCTGTTTGTCCTGACGCCGCCGTCGGTGCCGCACGCGTTTTTCACCGAACCGGACAGTGACGGTCACGTGCTGACGGTGCGCCAGGAGCTGGTCTGGTCGCTGGTGGAAAAGTTGTGGCCCGCCAGCAGCGAGGCGATCAACTCCCGGGGAATCTGCCTGTCGCTGGAATCATCGCCCCAGACGCTGGCGGCCCTGAATCGCTACTGGCCGCTGATTGTTGATGAGTTCCGAAGAAAGGAGCAGGGCAGGGATCTGCTACTGAATAATATGGCTCAGGCAGTTTTTACGTTACTGTTGAGGGTGGCGCTGCCGAATGATGAGTCGCTGTGCAGCGTGCGCGGTGAAATGCGGCTGTTCCAGCGTTTTAACCGGCTGGTGGATGAGGCGTTTCGCCATCATCGGACGGTACCGGAGTATGCCCGACAGCTGGGCGTTAGCGAATCGCGGCTGACCGAACTGTGCCGCCGTTTTTCCAACCAGTCGCCTAAACGGATGATTCTGGAGCGTATGGCCCGGGAAGCCCGGAGAATGCTGCTTTATAGCTCGTGTAGCGTGAATCAGATAGCCCTGAGCCTGGGCTATAAAGACCCCGCCTATTTTGCCCGCTTCTTCCACCGGATGGAGGGATGTTCTCCCACCCGTTACCGAAGCCGCTAA
- the hpaB gene encoding 4-hydroxyphenylacetate 3-monooxygenase, oxygenase component, protein MKPEQYRAATHRPFTGEEYLKSLQDGREIYIYGERVKDVTTHPAFRNAAGSVATLYDALHAPESHDNLCWQTDTGNGGYTHRTFRFARSGAEIRQQRDAIADWSRLNYGWMGRTPDYKAAFACSLGAYPEYYGDFADNARNWYQRIQEAGLYFNHAIVNPPIDRHKPSDEVKDVYVQVEKETDAGIIVSGAKVVATNSALTHYNFIGFGSAQVMGDDPRFALMFVAPMDANGVKLISRASYELVAGMTGSPFDYPLSSRFDENDAILVMDKVLIPWENVLIYRDFDRCRRWSVEAGFARLYPMQACVRLAVKLDFVTALLQKSLECTGVVEFRGVQAALGEVVAWRNLFWSLSDAMWAQAHEWRNGAWLPDMQAMQTYRVMAPMAYSKIKNIIESNVTSGLIYLPSSVRDLNNPEIDRYLAQYVRGSNGMDHEQRIKILKLMWDAIGSEFGGRHELYEINYAGSQDEVRLQCLRHARGSGNMDSMMEMVDRCMADYDRDGWKVPHLHNNDDINKLDGIAK, encoded by the coding sequence ATGAAACCAGAACAATATCGCGCCGCCACTCACCGCCCCTTTACTGGCGAGGAGTACCTGAAAAGCCTGCAGGACGGGCGTGAGATCTATATTTACGGTGAACGGGTTAAAGATGTCACCACTCATCCGGCATTTCGCAATGCGGCAGGATCGGTCGCGACGTTGTATGACGCGCTACATGCCCCAGAGAGCCACGACAACCTGTGCTGGCAGACCGATACCGGCAACGGCGGCTATACCCACCGCACCTTCCGCTTCGCCCGTTCCGGCGCCGAAATTCGCCAGCAGCGTGACGCCATTGCCGACTGGTCTCGCCTGAACTATGGCTGGATGGGGCGCACGCCGGACTATAAAGCCGCCTTTGCCTGTTCGCTGGGGGCTTATCCTGAATACTACGGCGACTTTGCCGATAATGCCCGCAACTGGTATCAGCGCATCCAGGAGGCCGGGCTCTACTTTAACCATGCCATCGTCAATCCGCCTATCGATCGCCATAAGCCCAGCGATGAGGTTAAAGATGTCTATGTGCAGGTAGAGAAAGAGACCGATGCGGGGATTATCGTCAGCGGCGCTAAGGTGGTAGCCACCAACTCGGCCCTGACCCATTACAACTTTATCGGCTTCGGCTCCGCCCAGGTGATGGGGGACGATCCCCGTTTCGCACTGATGTTTGTCGCGCCCATGGATGCCAACGGTGTAAAACTTATTTCCCGCGCTTCCTATGAACTGGTGGCCGGGATGACCGGATCGCCATTCGATTATCCGCTCTCCAGCCGCTTTGATGAAAATGACGCCATTCTGGTGATGGATAAAGTGCTAATCCCCTGGGAGAACGTGCTTATCTATCGCGATTTCGACCGCTGTCGCCGCTGGAGCGTAGAAGCCGGGTTTGCGCGCCTTTACCCGATGCAGGCCTGCGTTCGCCTGGCGGTGAAGCTCGACTTTGTGACCGCGCTATTGCAGAAAAGCCTGGAGTGCACCGGCGTCGTTGAATTTCGCGGCGTGCAGGCTGCGCTGGGGGAAGTTGTGGCCTGGCGCAATCTGTTCTGGTCGCTGAGCGATGCCATGTGGGCCCAGGCGCACGAGTGGCGCAACGGCGCCTGGCTGCCGGATATGCAGGCCATGCAGACCTACCGCGTAATGGCGCCCATGGCTTACAGCAAAATCAAAAACATTATCGAGAGTAATGTCACCAGCGGGCTGATCTATCTGCCTTCCAGCGTGCGCGATCTTAATAATCCGGAAATTGACCGCTATCTGGCTCAGTACGTGCGCGGCTCTAACGGTATGGATCACGAACAGCGGATTAAGATCCTCAAGCTGATGTGGGACGCCATCGGCAGCGAGTTTGGCGGACGCCACGAACTGTACGAAATCAACTATGCCGGCAGTCAGGACGAAGTGCGCCTGCAATGCCTGCGCCACGCCCGCGGTAGCGGCAATATGGACAGCATGATGGAGATGGTGGATCGCTGCATGGCGGACTACGACCGCGACGGCTGGAAAGTGCCGCACCTGCACAACAACGATGACATCAACAAACTCGACGGCATTGCGAAGTAA
- the hpaC gene encoding 4-hydroxyphenylacetate 3-monooxygenase, reductase component codes for MSDTEQQRLLFRDAMANLPAAVNIVTTCGEAGRCGITATAVCSVTDTPPTLMVCINRNSAMNPVFERNGKMCINVLSHAQEEMARHFAGMTDVAMEQRFALDGWHEGALGQPVLHQALASLEGEICEIQSIGTHFVYLLEICHISVAREGHGLIYFRRRFHITPHEEMMAPA; via the coding sequence ATGTCTGATACCGAACAGCAGCGCTTACTTTTCCGCGACGCTATGGCGAATCTGCCTGCCGCCGTGAATATCGTGACCACCTGCGGCGAGGCGGGGCGCTGCGGCATTACCGCCACGGCGGTCTGCTCAGTGACCGATACGCCGCCGACGTTAATGGTGTGCATTAACCGCAACAGCGCCATGAATCCGGTTTTCGAGCGCAACGGGAAAATGTGCATCAACGTGTTGAGCCACGCCCAGGAAGAGATGGCGCGCCACTTTGCCGGAATGACCGACGTTGCCATGGAGCAGCGCTTTGCCCTGGATGGCTGGCATGAGGGAGCGCTGGGCCAGCCGGTACTACACCAGGCGCTGGCGAGCCTGGAAGGGGAGATTTGTGAAATCCAGAGTATTGGCACCCACTTTGTCTATCTGCTGGAGATTTGCCATATCAGCGTGGCCCGGGAAGGCCATGGTTTAATCTACTTCCGCCGTCGTTTTCATATTACGCCCCATGAAGAGATGATGGCTCCGGCATGA
- the hpaI gene encoding 4-hydroxy-2-oxoheptanedioate aldolase yields MFTNTFKQALRQREPQIGLWLGLANSYSAELLAGAGFHWLLIDGEHTPNDVRSVLGQLQAIAAYSSHPVVRPPWNDPVVIKQLLDTGAQTLLIPMVQNADDAARAVSACRYPPNGVRGVGSALARASRWNRVADYVQRADQQICLLVQIETRQGVENLEAILAVEGVDGVFIGPADLSADMGHAGNPAHPEVQATIESCIAKILAAGKAPGILMANEELARRYLELGALFVAVGVDTTLLARSAEALAARFTALPTPVIHADKSVY; encoded by the coding sequence ATGTTTACCAACACCTTTAAACAGGCGCTGCGTCAGCGCGAACCGCAGATTGGATTATGGCTGGGGCTGGCGAATAGCTATAGCGCCGAACTGTTGGCCGGCGCCGGGTTCCATTGGCTGTTGATTGACGGCGAGCATACGCCTAACGACGTGCGCTCGGTTCTGGGACAGCTTCAGGCCATCGCGGCCTACAGCAGCCATCCGGTGGTGCGCCCGCCGTGGAACGATCCGGTGGTGATCAAACAGCTTCTGGATACCGGAGCCCAGACCCTGCTGATCCCGATGGTTCAGAATGCCGACGATGCCGCCCGGGCGGTCAGCGCCTGTCGTTATCCGCCCAATGGCGTTCGGGGCGTGGGCAGCGCTTTGGCTCGCGCGTCGCGCTGGAATAGGGTGGCGGACTACGTTCAGCGCGCCGACCAGCAGATCTGCCTGCTGGTACAGATAGAAACCCGTCAGGGGGTAGAAAACCTGGAGGCGATTCTGGCGGTGGAGGGCGTGGATGGCGTATTTATCGGCCCGGCGGATCTTAGCGCCGATATGGGCCATGCCGGAAACCCTGCACACCCTGAAGTGCAGGCGACGATTGAATCCTGTATCGCAAAAATTCTGGCGGCGGGAAAAGCGCCCGGCATTCTGATGGCTAATGAAGAACTGGCCCGGCGCTATCTGGAACTGGGGGCGCTGTTTGTGGCCGTTGGCGTGGATACCACGCTACTGGCCCGCAGCGCCGAGGCGCTGGCCGCCCGTTTTACCGCGCTACCGACGCCGGTTATCCACGCAGATAAATCGGTCTATTAG
- a CDS encoding response regulator transcription factor: MISVLLADDHPAICFALKVLLEKGGEYAVTDSSGENLIAQLHRSTPQLLILDLDLNNANGLDLLPRIKQHFPLMKILIFTNQSAQIYATRTLQAGADGFINKSLPLDSVESVCRLIMAGYYCFPGVVYNDLATPKAHACDAQQLLARFSDREIAVLNYLKQGKTNKEIADSLALSNKTISTYKARMLKKSGVEDLTQLFEMLESKDDT, translated from the coding sequence ATGATTTCAGTATTACTTGCTGACGATCATCCGGCGATCTGTTTTGCGCTAAAAGTGCTACTGGAAAAAGGTGGCGAATATGCTGTTACGGACTCGTCGGGTGAAAATCTTATTGCGCAGCTACACCGAAGTACGCCTCAATTGCTGATTCTCGATCTGGATCTGAACAATGCTAATGGTCTGGATCTGCTGCCGCGAATTAAGCAGCATTTTCCATTAATGAAAATTCTGATATTTACCAATCAGTCGGCCCAGATTTATGCCACCCGTACCTTGCAGGCGGGAGCTGACGGTTTTATAAATAAAAGTCTGCCTCTGGATTCGGTAGAGTCGGTATGTCGCCTGATTATGGCTGGGTATTACTGTTTCCCTGGTGTTGTCTATAACGACCTGGCGACGCCGAAAGCGCACGCCTGTGATGCGCAACAGCTGTTGGCGCGCTTTTCCGATCGGGAAATTGCCGTACTTAACTATCTGAAACAGGGGAAAACGAACAAAGAGATCGCCGACAGTCTGGCGTTGAGTAATAAAACCATCAGTACCTATAAGGCGCGGATGCTCAAGAAAAGTGGCGTTGAGGATCTGACGCAGCTCTTTGAGATGCTGGAAAGCAAGGACGATACGTGA
- a CDS encoding DUF1090 domain-containing protein, producing the protein MMKKFVTVLAVVASLGAMASAQAAESCAAKEAALQKEIRIAQQYGNAYKVAGLKQALAEVKAHCTNASVLADAQKKVTKLEKKLAEKRGDIAEVQADLNEAKAKGRADKIAKYQRKLAEKQADLSEIQQELNQARAELAALK; encoded by the coding sequence ATGATGAAAAAATTCGTAACCGTTCTGGCTGTTGTTGCTTCCCTGGGTGCTATGGCTTCTGCACAGGCGGCAGAGAGCTGCGCAGCGAAAGAAGCCGCACTGCAAAAAGAAATCCGTATCGCGCAGCAGTATGGCAACGCCTATAAAGTTGCTGGTCTGAAGCAGGCACTGGCGGAAGTCAAAGCGCACTGCACCAACGCCAGCGTTCTGGCTGATGCACAGAAGAAAGTCACTAAGCTTGAGAAGAAACTGGCTGAAAAACGTGGCGATATCGCGGAAGTTCAGGCTGATCTGAATGAAGCCAAAGCTAAAGGCAGGGCTGACAAGATCGCGAAATATCAGCGCAAGCTGGCGGAAAAACAGGCCGATCTGAGTGAAATTCAGCAGGAGCTGAACCAGGCTCGCGCTGAACTGGCTGCGCTGAAATAA
- a CDS encoding fimbria/pilus outer membrane usher protein — MSSPLFLVAPALPMTLRLFLTLTFVLLALSVSASERTWIILNNDYKGGIFLNFHDQQPCLTRPLMEEWGVITPLLNRLAWDDRGCLTAQSAQEYHLQYWYRPDASLLTLLFPEPAINAQQNGVSTSRWDDGITALFMNYRLDVDNQRARYSWDTPGTDATLKLDNGLNVGPWRLRYSNVLWRERDGQHGSYSDSVALWRSITPLRSRLTFGDGNTSANLFDSFTFRGISLASDQAMFPDSWRPWTPWINGYARTEAEVTIHQNGQRVYRIHVPPGPFTIRDFYPPDTQGNLELTIQESDGTERTRLLPYSIMPNLVQHGRFSYELAAGRYKPYHGIESETDRFWQSTLSWGVAPGLTLFGGVQQGERYFSPVAGVGSNLGDWGALSADVSHARYTQARQTLSGSVWRLRYAKAFLSTQTSLNAQLQWYPDGSQYRTFEEKISRAGMLEYGFDDDTTRRAMQGKLEINQNIGEDSSVSLSWNWAKGRNGMGSRQSLDFSLDYDWRDLDVSLYGGYQRYPGMRGESTLGINISVPLSLGERTANVGYVSELASHGGDSHGVNVYGSALDDYSLRYDLTAKHEVHGNDALEASLGWQYNAGELNASLTRSGSQRDLHADVSGSVVLFDGGIALGQTLGDTSALVEVPKVAGVGFYNQFGSTTNGDGRMLVSYMTPWRVNRVTVDTFSQPEDRQFPVSEREAVPTDGAIIYLRFPAPTQSR, encoded by the coding sequence ATGTCTTCTCCGCTGTTTCTCGTCGCGCCAGCCCTGCCTATGACCCTCCGACTTTTCCTGACGTTGACCTTTGTGTTGCTGGCGCTATCTGTGTCTGCCAGCGAGCGTACATGGATCATTCTCAACAACGACTACAAAGGGGGAATATTCCTCAATTTTCATGACCAGCAACCCTGTCTGACGCGTCCGCTGATGGAGGAGTGGGGGGTCATTACGCCGTTGCTTAACCGGCTGGCGTGGGACGATCGCGGTTGCCTGACAGCGCAATCGGCGCAGGAATATCATCTGCAATACTGGTATCGGCCCGATGCCAGTCTGCTGACGCTACTGTTTCCCGAACCGGCGATTAATGCACAGCAGAACGGGGTCAGCACCAGCCGCTGGGACGATGGTATCACGGCGCTGTTCATGAACTACCGCCTTGATGTCGATAACCAGCGGGCCCGCTACAGCTGGGATACGCCGGGCACCGATGCGACGCTGAAGCTGGATAACGGCCTGAACGTTGGCCCGTGGCGCCTGCGCTACAGCAACGTTTTGTGGCGGGAGCGGGACGGACAGCACGGTTCATACAGCGATTCCGTCGCGCTGTGGCGCAGTATTACGCCGTTGCGGTCTCGCCTGACCTTTGGCGATGGCAATACCTCAGCTAATCTGTTCGACTCCTTTACCTTTCGCGGTATCAGCCTTGCCAGCGATCAGGCGATGTTTCCGGATAGCTGGCGCCCCTGGACGCCATGGATTAACGGTTATGCCCGCACTGAAGCGGAAGTTACCATCCACCAGAACGGCCAGCGGGTGTACCGTATCCACGTGCCGCCCGGCCCCTTTACCATTCGCGATTTCTACCCGCCGGACACCCAGGGCAATCTGGAACTGACCATTCAGGAAAGCGACGGTACGGAGCGTACGCGTCTGTTGCCCTATTCAATCATGCCTAACCTGGTGCAGCATGGAAGGTTCAGCTACGAACTGGCGGCGGGGCGCTATAAGCCTTATCACGGCATTGAGTCAGAGACCGATCGCTTCTGGCAAAGTACGCTTTCGTGGGGTGTGGCACCGGGGTTGACGCTGTTTGGGGGGGTGCAACAGGGAGAGCGTTACTTCAGCCCGGTGGCGGGTGTGGGAAGCAATTTGGGAGACTGGGGGGCGCTGTCGGCGGATGTCAGCCACGCGCGCTATACCCAGGCGCGTCAGACCCTGAGCGGTTCGGTCTGGCGCCTGCGCTACGCGAAAGCGTTTTTAAGCACCCAGACCAGCCTTAACGCCCAGCTGCAGTGGTATCCCGACGGTAGCCAGTACCGCACCTTCGAAGAAAAAATCAGCCGCGCCGGGATGCTGGAATACGGATTCGATGATGACACTACCCGCAGGGCGATGCAGGGGAAGCTGGAGATTAATCAGAACATCGGCGAAGACTCCAGCGTGAGCCTTTCCTGGAACTGGGCCAAAGGGCGTAATGGGATGGGGAGCCGCCAGAGTCTGGATTTTAGCCTTGATTATGACTGGCGGGATCTGGATGTCAGTCTGTATGGCGGTTACCAGCGTTACCCGGGAATGCGGGGAGAGAGCACCCTTGGCATCAATATCAGTGTTCCGCTGAGCCTGGGAGAACGCACCGCGAACGTGGGGTATGTCTCTGAACTGGCCAGCCACGGCGGCGACAGCCACGGCGTGAATGTTTACGGTTCGGCGCTGGATGACTACAGCCTGCGCTATGACCTGACGGCGAAGCACGAAGTGCATGGCAATGATGCGCTGGAGGCATCGCTGGGATGGCAATACAACGCTGGCGAACTGAACGCCAGCCTGACGCGTAGCGGCAGCCAGCGGGATCTGCACGCCGACGTTAGCGGCAGCGTGGTACTGTTCGACGGCGGTATCGCACTGGGGCAAACCCTGGGCGACACTTCGGCACTGGTTGAGGTGCCGAAAGTCGCGGGCGTTGGATTCTATAATCAGTTTGGTTCCACCACTAATGGCGACGGCAGAATGCTGGTCAGCTATATGACCCCCTGGCGCGTTAATCGGGTTACGGTGGATACCTTTAGCCAGCCGGAGGACAGGCAGTTCCCGGTGAGCGAACGGGAAGCGGTGCCCACCGATGGCGCTATTATCTATCTGCGATTTCCTGCTCCAACGCAGAGCCGCTAA